Genomic window (Campylobacter sp. RM16704):
ATTATAAAAAAAGCCAAGAAGCTAAAAAAGACTTTGAAGAAAAAAAACAAGAATTAGAAGAAAAATTTAAACAAGAAGATGAAAAAGCTAAATCATCTACTAATAACTTAAACAATCAAACTAATACCAACCCAACCACTAATACAAACAATAATAAAACTAATACTAATTCTAATACAAAAGATAAAACTAATTCTAATACTACTAATAAAACCAATACTACCAAAGAAAATAATACTAATATAAATAATAATACTAATACTTCAAACAATAAAGTTAATAATACTACTAATAATACTAATTTAACCAATACTACTACTAATAAAAAAATACTCACTCAATATAAATTTGTTCTTACTAATGAAAACACTAGCTTTGAAAAACTAGGTATTAAAGAAGAAGATTTACAAAGCTTAGTGAGTGAGTTTAAAACAAGAAGATTTAGCTTACAAGATTTACAAGATATATCTAATATCATTGCTTATTATTTTCAAGTAAATGGTTATCCTGCAGCAACAGCTTATATTCCTCAACAAGAATTTGATGGAAAAAACATTCAAGTTAATATTTCTTTAGGAGTATTAGGTAAGTATATAATAAAAAATAAAACTACTATAAAAGATCATTTTTTAGAAAGTAAGCTCAATCAAAGAATCAAAGGTAAAATCATTTCTACTAAATTAATAGAAGATAGTGTATATAAAGTCAATGAAATGTATGGACTTCAAACCTTAGCAGGTTTACAAGCAGGAGAGAATGTAGGTGAAACTGATATTCTTATAGAAGTAGAACCTGATACTAAGGCTAATGTATTAATATATAGTGATAATTATGGTATTAAGAGTGCAGGAGAATATAGAGCTGGTATTAGTATGGGATTTAATTCTATACTTAATATGGGAGATTATTATAATTTTTACTTACAATCTAGTGATGAAAAACAAATCAATTATGGAGCCAGTTATACTTTCTTTGTAGGTAATTTAAAAATTACTCCTAGTATATCTCAAGGAACTTATTATTTAGGAAGAGAATATGAGGGTTTAGGTTTTAGTGGTACTTCTAGGAATTTTGGTATAGATTTTTCTTATCCTATATGGATTAATACTAATTCATCTTTTTATATAACTTCTAGTATATATCATAAAATACTTAGTGATGTAACCTTAGATCTTTTAACCTTTGATAAAAGTTCTAATGTAGGAAGTATGGGTTTAGAAGGTTTATTTAGAGGCTTTGAAAACAATACCTTAAGTTATAGTGCTAAAATAAGCATAGGTAAGGTAAAAGATGATGGAACTACTATATTTGGAGATACATCTAAAAGTGGTGGTAATGGCTTTGGTTGGTTTAGAAAACTCAATGCTAGTTTGAATAATTATTATAGTTTTAATGAGTATATTACTCATACTATTAATATAAACTATCAAAAGGTATTAGGGAATTTTGAGCTTGATTCTTCTGAAAGTTCATCTTTGGGTGGAGCTTATGGAGTAAGAGCTTATGATAATGGAGAAGGTGATGGAGATAATACCATAGTAGCTAACTTTGGTATAAGAATAAATATACCAAATACTAATTTTTATTTTACTCCCTTTTATGATATAGGTTATGCTTGGTATGAAAAAGATTCAGGTAATAGATTAGTAGATGATCATTTCTTAGATGCACTAGGCTTACAAATACTTTATAATAAAGCTAATGAGTATTATATAAAACTTGATGGAGCAAGAGCATTACACAAATACAAATTAGATGATGATCATAGAATGAAATTATATTTAAGTGGTGGGGTGTATTTTTAGGAGGTTAAAAAATACACCCTAGTTGCTAAGTCTTTAAAAGTTTTAGAGTGAATTAAATTTTGGCAAGATTTGGATTTTGAAGTGCTTGTAAATTCACTCTCACTTAAAGACTTTAAAACCTCATCAAGTTGGGTTTTTATACTTTGATTTTTAGGATTTTTTGTTAGCTGATTTTTTAAATTTGCTATATTTTCTATTTTACTTTTTTGCGAAGCATCTGGTGCAAAAGCTAAAAGTAAAACACTTTCTTTATCTACAAAAAATACTTTAAAACACTGCTCATCATTACCCACACTAAAATCAAGTTCTTTGGTAGCATTTTGCAATGAAGATAAATCTTCATTTTTAACATTGGCTACATTACTCATCAACGCTATACTTGAAAGACTTTCGTTTTTTAAAACATAAGCATTAATATCGCTAATAAAAATTTTAAGATTACCTAATGCTTGAGTTGTACTAGCTTCATCTTTGCTAGAGCTAAATTTAGGCAAAGCTATAGCTGCCAAAACTCCAAGTATAATCACAACAAACACAAGTTCTATAATAGTAAATGCCTTTTTCATAATCTGCCTTGTAAATTTTTTACCTTAGGGTTTATAAGATCATCTTCAATACTTACAAATTCTTTACGCTTATAAGCTTCACAAGCTGCTCTTGCTATCATCAAAGCATTATCAGAGCAATACTCAAATGGTGCAAGTAAAAGCTCGCATTTATAGTTTTGACATAAATGTTCTATTTTACTTCTTAAGCTCAAATTTGCACTTGCACCGCCTACTATGCCAAAGCGTTTAAAATTATACTCTTTAAAAATTTTTTCAAGTTTATTCATAATATGAGCAATAGCTGCTTTTTGAAAAGCAAAAGCAATTTCACTTTTTCGCTCGTTTGTGAGTTCTTGTTTTAAAATTTCTAAACGGACTTGATTTTTAAGTCCTGAAAAACTATAAGCTAATTCTTTAGAATGAAGCAAAGGTATGCTAAATTCTAAATCACTTTCCTTTGCATTTTTAGCTAAATTTTCTATGATAGCTCCACCTGGATAACCTAAATTCATCATCTTTGCTACTTTATCAAAACTTTCTCCAAAACTATCATCATTTGTTCTTGCTAGTTCTGTGATTTGCCCTTGTTTATCAATAAAAAGCACCATAGTATGTCCGCCACTTACTAGCAATACCCCCATATCAAATTTTGCTTTTTTATCTAAAAACATAGAGTAAATATGCCCTTTTAGATGATTAATTGCAATAAGTGGCAAATTTAAACTAATAGCGAGCATTTTTGCCATAGCCACCCCACCTACCAAACTCACACTAAGACCAGGTTCATTAGTAACTGCTATAGCACAAAGTTTGTCAAAATACTTTTTGCATTTTTCTAAAATTTTTGGCAAAGCTTCACTATGTAATCTTGCTGCAAGTTCAGGCACTACTCCACCATAAGGACTATGTGCATTTTCTTGAGAAATTTTTGTATGAAAGATACATTTAAAATCATCTTTATTTATAATAGCAATGGAACTATCATCGCAAGAGCTTTCTATAGCAAGAATTAAGTTTTTCATTGAAATTCCACTAATATCATACCAATAAATTTATCTTTCTTTTCCGCTTTTTCTATATCTTTTACGGATATATTTACTTTTTTAATTTCCTTAATATCAGTTTTCTTTTCCAAGATTTGTTCGGTTAAATTGGCATTTTTTAACTCATAAAATTCCACTCTATAAATCTTTCTTTTTTTATCTATAGAATATTTTGTTTGCATTTGGTTTTTACTAATTAAAATATCACTTTCATCTAAACCTCTATCAAAACCTATAACATTTACTCTAACACCTGCAATAGAAGGAATTTCAAAATTTTTATTTACTAGAATTTTTTGTGCAAAATTTGTTTGCATATTTTTACCATCAACTATTATTTCAACACTATCTAGTGCATTTGAAAATTCAAAATATTCAGGATAAAGTCTAGTTTGCAAACGATTTCCATAATTTATAGAAAAAGAATTTGCTTTTGAAACAATTGCAGTAATTTCATTGCTTGCTTCATAATTTAAAGCTTGATTAATAGGAAAAGGTAAAAATTTTATAGCATTGGCAGGTTTATCAAGATAGAGCAAAATTTTATCATTAAAAAGTCTTACTTCTAAAGGTTTTTCAATAGCTCTATAAACTCCATTTGGAGTTAAATCAAATGTTCTACTAAATTCTATATTTGCTTTTTTTAAATAATACTCCACCGCTAAAAGATGATAATATACCCTTAAATGTGTTGGTAAATTTTTACTTGCTTCATTTGCAAAAGCTGCTTTGTGATTTGAAACAACAAAATAAGTTAAAGCTTTTAACATGTCTTTATCATTAGTTTCTTGAGTTTTAGTATTTTTCAAATGATACTGATGTTCTTCTTTAATTAAAGCTTTGTTGATATTTTCCACTGCTTCTTTGGCTATATTTTCTAAATCTGCATATTTAGTAGAATTTACTTCACTTTGATCAATAATGCTAGTATTGCCCCAGCGATTTGGATTTTTATCTTTGTTTTCATATTTTGGTCTATAAAATCCACTTCCATCGTGCAAATTTATAACCATATTTACTTCAGGATCTAAAATAAGTTTTTTAATGCGTTCTATGGTTTGAAAATCAGGATCACTTTCATCTATATGAGCAAATTTTCTATTTAAATCTCCAAAATTACCTCTATTTCTAGCGATAATACTTTCAAAAGCAAGGTTTGGTGCAACGATAATTTTACCTTTAGTAATATTATAATCACTCAAAAGCAAACTAGCAGCATGAAATCCCCCTGGCTCATCTCCTTGAATTCCTCCAAGAATTAAGACCGTGTTGTTATCATCTAAACTTTTACCATTTTCTTTAACACTAAATTCCAAAGCAAATATTACATTTGTAAAAAACAAAATACTTAAAAAAAATTTCATAACATTTCCTTACTTAAATAAAGCCTTACTTGTTTATCATACTCAAAAATATCTTCAATTTGGTTAATTTTAGGAACCCCAAAATGATCTAATGCTTTAAAAATTCCTTTAGCTATGTCTAAAAATTGTGCCTTTTGAGCTAAAAATTTATATACCATATACTCATTTGCACTATTTATAATCACGCCCAAATCAGGTTCATTTAACAAATCTTTTTTAAGTGAAAATATAGGATATTTTTTTAAACTAATTTTTTCAAATTTTAAACTTGGCATAGATAAAAGATCTAAATTCTTTATGAAACTTTGATTATGTGTATTTAAAATTGCTTGAGCTATAGATAAACGCATATTTGCATTAGATATATACGCACTCATACCACCATCTTTAAATTCACACAAAGCATGCACTAAAGACTTTCTTTCTATCAAAGCATCTATTTGCTTAATGCCATATAAATGATAAGCTTCGATGATTTCAAAAAGCTTATTACACATACTCGCACTATCTATGGTGATTTTAGCCCCCATAGACCAGTTAGGGTGCTTGAGAGCTTCTTTTACACTAACATTTTTTAAATCTTTGATTTTATATTTATAAAAGGCTCCACCACTTGCTGTAATAAAAAGTTTTTTTATATCTTTTCTTTTATCTATTAAACACTTTAGTGCTGCGTGTTCGCTATCTATAGCTTTTATTTTAGATGTATCAAAAAATTTCCCTGCAACTACTAGACTTTCTTTGTTTGCCAAAGCTAAAGTTTTACCAAGTTTTTGTGCTTTTAAACTTGAATTTAATCCTGCAAAACCTACTATAGCATTTACCACCAAAGGACTTTTACATTCAGTTATCATCGTTTTTAAGCCATCTTGACCACAAAAAACCTTATCATGATTAACTAAAGCTTTATTTTTTTCATCTTGAATGCATACAAATTTAGGCTTAAAAAGAGCTATTTGCTCATTTAAAAGCTTGATATTTTTACCGCAAGATAAGGCTTCTATTGGTTTATTTTTTTTCTTGGCAATAAAAAGAGTATTAACCCCTATACTTCCTGTGCTTCCAAGGACAATCATACCAAAGTTGCCATTGCAAATGCTGCAATGATAACAGCATCAATTCTATCTAAAATTCCCCCATGTCCTGGAATTAAATTACTACTATCTTTGATACCTGCTTGTCTTTTAAAATAACTCTCAAGTAAATCACCTATCACAGCAAAAACAGCTACAATCAAAGATATATAAATACTTTTTATCACACCAAATTCAAAAGTCCCTACTATGGTTCCTATAATACCTGCACAAGCCACTCCACCTACAACCCCTTCTAAAGTTTTATTTGGACTTGTTGGAGAAAAAGCTCGCTCACCAATTAGCTTTCCTATAAAATACGCCCCACTATCACAAGCAACTACAATCACAATAAGCCAAAACAATACAAACATACCCTCATAACTCAACACTTGATAAAGCATTAAAACAGGCAAAGTTGGATATATATAAGGCATAAGTTCATTTAAATTTTCACTTTTTTTATAAACTAAAAATCCCAAAATCAAAATTAAAGCCATAATACCTATAAAAAAAGGTTTGTCTAAAAAAGCTCCTATGATTAAAATACATACTCCGATAAAAGCATTTGCGTATTTGCTTTTAAACATAGCTTTTGCTTCATTAAAAGCTAAAAACAATAAAATAGCAAAAATAGCAAGATTTATAATAAAATTATTTATCAAAGCAATTATAATAATTGCTACTATCATTGCAATAGCACTAATAATTCTTGTTTTTGAAA
Coding sequences:
- the tsaD gene encoding tRNA (adenosine(37)-N6)-threonylcarbamoyltransferase complex transferase subunit TsaD translates to MKNLILAIESSCDDSSIAIINKDDFKCIFHTKISQENAHSPYGGVVPELAARLHSEALPKILEKCKKYFDKLCAIAVTNEPGLSVSLVGGVAMAKMLAISLNLPLIAINHLKGHIYSMFLDKKAKFDMGVLLVSGGHTMVLFIDKQGQITELARTNDDSFGESFDKVAKMMNLGYPGGAIIENLAKNAKESDLEFSIPLLHSKELAYSFSGLKNQVRLEILKQELTNERKSEIAFAFQKAAIAHIMNKLEKIFKEYNFKRFGIVGGASANLSLRSKIEHLCQNYKCELLLAPFEYCSDNALMIARAACEAYKRKEFVSIEDDLINPKVKNLQGRL
- the dxr gene encoding 1-deoxy-D-xylulose-5-phosphate reductoisomerase; the protein is MIVLGSTGSIGVNTLFIAKKKNKPIEALSCGKNIKLLNEQIALFKPKFVCIQDEKNKALVNHDKVFCGQDGLKTMITECKSPLVVNAIVGFAGLNSSLKAQKLGKTLALANKESLVVAGKFFDTSKIKAIDSEHAALKCLIDKRKDIKKLFITASGGAFYKYKIKDLKNVSVKEALKHPNWSMGAKITIDSASMCNKLFEIIEAYHLYGIKQIDALIERKSLVHALCEFKDGGMSAYISNANMRLSIAQAILNTHNQSFIKNLDLLSMPSLKFEKISLKKYPIFSLKKDLLNEPDLGVIINSANEYMVYKFLAQKAQFLDIAKGIFKALDHFGVPKINQIEDIFEYDKQVRLYLSKEML
- a CDS encoding M99 family carboxypeptidase catalytic domain-containing protein, whose translation is MKFFLSILFFTNVIFALEFSVKENGKSLDDNNTVLILGGIQGDEPGGFHAASLLLSDYNITKGKIIVAPNLAFESIIARNRGNFGDLNRKFAHIDESDPDFQTIERIKKLILDPEVNMVINLHDGSGFYRPKYENKDKNPNRWGNTSIIDQSEVNSTKYADLENIAKEAVENINKALIKEEHQYHLKNTKTQETNDKDMLKALTYFVVSNHKAAFANEASKNLPTHLRVYYHLLAVEYYLKKANIEFSRTFDLTPNGVYRAIEKPLEVRLFNDKILLYLDKPANAIKFLPFPINQALNYEASNEITAIVSKANSFSINYGNRLQTRLYPEYFEFSNALDSVEIIVDGKNMQTNFAQKILVNKNFEIPSIAGVRVNVIGFDRGLDESDILISKNQMQTKYSIDKKRKIYRVEFYELKNANLTEQILEKKTDIKEIKKVNISVKDIEKAEKKDKFIGMILVEFQ
- a CDS encoding phosphatidate cytidylyltransferase, which produces MFSKTRIISAIAMIVAIIIIALINNFIINLAIFAILLFLAFNEAKAMFKSKYANAFIGVCILIIGAFLDKPFFIGIMALILILGFLVYKKSENLNELMPYIYPTLPVLMLYQVLSYEGMFVLFWLIVIVVACDSGAYFIGKLIGERAFSPTSPNKTLEGVVGGVACAGIIGTIVGTFEFGVIKSIYISLIVAVFAVIGDLLESYFKRQAGIKDSSNLIPGHGGILDRIDAVIIAAFAMATLV
- a CDS encoding ShlB/FhaC/HecB family hemolysin secretion/activation protein, which gives rise to MKKLLLSTIAISSLVYANNGSITITKNDIGKIIELSPDKNIPQNKAIKENLKTQDDYKKSQEAKKDFEEKKQELEEKFKQEDEKAKSSTNNLNNQTNTNPTTNTNNNKTNTNSNTKDKTNSNTTNKTNTTKENNTNINNNTNTSNNKVNNTTNNTNLTNTTTNKKILTQYKFVLTNENTSFEKLGIKEEDLQSLVSEFKTRRFSLQDLQDISNIIAYYFQVNGYPAATAYIPQQEFDGKNIQVNISLGVLGKYIIKNKTTIKDHFLESKLNQRIKGKIISTKLIEDSVYKVNEMYGLQTLAGLQAGENVGETDILIEVEPDTKANVLIYSDNYGIKSAGEYRAGISMGFNSILNMGDYYNFYLQSSDEKQINYGASYTFFVGNLKITPSISQGTYYLGREYEGLGFSGTSRNFGIDFSYPIWINTNSSFYITSSIYHKILSDVTLDLLTFDKSSNVGSMGLEGLFRGFENNTLSYSAKISIGKVKDDGTTIFGDTSKSGGNGFGWFRKLNASLNNYYSFNEYITHTININYQKVLGNFELDSSESSSLGGAYGVRAYDNGEGDGDNTIVANFGIRINIPNTNFYFTPFYDIGYAWYEKDSGNRLVDDHFLDALGLQILYNKANEYYIKLDGARALHKYKLDDDHRMKLYLSGGVYF
- a CDS encoding type II secretion system protein; this translates as MKKAFTIIELVFVVIILGVLAAIALPKFSSSKDEASTTQALGNLKIFISDINAYVLKNESLSSIALMSNVANVKNEDLSSLQNATKELDFSVGNDEQCFKVFFVDKESVLLLAFAPDASQKSKIENIANLKNQLTKNPKNQSIKTQLDEVLKSLSESEFTSTSKSKSCQNLIHSKTFKDLATRVYFLTS